The window CGGTCCGCGTGATCGGGCCGCCCGGCGCCGGCCGCGGCGCCGCGATCGACGCCGCGCTGCGCCGGTTTCAGCTCGCGGTCGCGGCGGGCCGAGCGCCGGCTCGCACGGTCGGCCGCGGCGCGCTGGACGACGCGCTCCGATCGCTCGGCGTCGCGCCTCCCGCGGCCGGCGCGAGCGTCGCGGCGTGGGCGGAGCGCGCGGCCCGCGCGCTGGCCGAACGGGCGCGCGCGGGCGCCGTGGCGGTCGTCGTCGACGACGACCGGGACGACCCGCGCGCCGCCGCGCTCGCGGCGGCCCTCGGCGCCGGGGCGGCCGCCGCGGCGGACATCGTCGCCGTGGTGCGCGTCGACGCCGAGATCGACGCCGTGCGCGCGCCGCCGGGTGTAACCGACGTGGCGGTCGGGCCGCTGTCGCCGGCGGAGGTCGCCGCGGTCGCCGCATCCATGGTCGGCCGTCCCGTGGCCGGCGACTGGGCCGCCGCCGTGGCGCGCGCGACCGGCGGCCTGCCGCGCGCGGTCGTCGAAGTCGTGCGGGCCGCCGCCGCCGACGCAGGCGTCGCCGCCGTCGAGCGCGCCGATCCGGTCGCGCTGGTCGGAGCGTTCGATGCGACCGAAACCAACGACAGCGCGACCGCGCTGTACGTCCGGCGGGTGCGGCTGCTGGCCGCCGACGACGCCGCGCTGATCGAAGCGCTCGCCGTGCTCGGCGGCCGCGCGGCGCTCACCGAGGTCTCGGCGGTCGCCGGCCAGCCGGCCGGCGCGACCGCGGATCGCGCGCTCGCGCTGGCCGCGCGCGGGTTCGTGTCCGTCGGCGCCGACGGCGGCGCCGGCACGCTCGCGCTGCCGTCGACCGCGCACGCGGACGCGGTCGCCGCCGCGATGCCGGCCCCGCGCGCCGCCGCGCTCCACCGCACCGCCCTCCGCCTGCCGGGGCTGGACGCCGAGCGCCGAGCGCGCCACCTGTGCGCGGTCGGCCCCGCCGCCGCCGCGGTGGACGCCTGCCTGGCGGCGGCGGCGGCAGCCGAGGCGACCGGGCGAGCGCCGGCCGCGTTCGACTGGACCCGGCGGGCGGCCGAGCGCGCCTCCGGCCGGGTGGCGTCGCAGGTGGCCGCCGCGCTGGCCGAGCGCGCGCTGGCCGTCGCGCGCTACGACGACGCGGTCGCCGCGGCGCAACGCGCGGCCCGGTCGCGCGATCCGGCGTGCCGCCGGCGCGGCGCGCTGGCCCTGGCGCGCGCGCTGCAAAAGCGCGGCGACCTCGCGGCAGCCGAGCGCGCGCTCGAACGGCTGCGCGCGCGCGACGGAGGCGAGGACGTCGCCGCCGCCTACGCGCGCGTGCTCGTCGCGCGGGGCCGCTACGCCGACGCCGAGGCGGTCGCCGGCCGGCCGGAGGACGAGCCGCCGGCCGGCGGTCCGGTGTCCGCCGCGCGCGCCGCGCGGCTCGAGGCGGCGGGCCTCGCGCGCCTGTACCGCGGCGACCTGGCCGGCGCGAACGCCGCGTTCGCCCGCCTGGAGTCGGCCGCGCGCGCCGCGGACGACCCGGCGCTGCTCGGCCGCGCGCTCGCGCTGCTCGGCATGGTCGCGCACACCGCCGGCGAGGTCGCCGTCGCCGCGGAGCGCTACGCGGCGGCGCACGCGCACGCGCAGGCGGCCGGCGATCCGCACGCCGCCGCCGTCTACGCGCTCAACCGTGCGGCGGCCGCGTCGGCCCAGGGGCGGCACGCGGACGCGGTCGCCGCGATCGACGCGGCGCTCGTTCAGCTGCGCCGGCTCGACGCGCACGCCGAGGTGGCCGCGGCCACCTACAACCGCGGGGTGTCGCTGCTCGCGCTCGGCAAGGTCGACGAGGCGCGGCGCGCGGCCGACCGTGCGCTGGCCGACGCGCGCGCCCACGGCGCCCCCGAGGTGCAGGCATTCGCGCAGCTGCTCGCCGGCGACGTGGCGCGGCGCGCAGGCGACGCCGCCGGCGCGCGGGCGCACTACGAAGCGGCCGCCGCGGCGGCGGACGCGCACGGTCCGGCGCGCGCGCGGGTGCTCGCCCTGGCCGCGCTCGGCGTCGCGCTGGCGGAGGCCGGCGACCCGCGCGCCGGCGCGCGACTCGACGCCGCCGCGGCGGCGGCCGCTTCCGACGAGGACCGCGACGAGATCGCGGTGGCGCGCGCCCGCGCGGCGCTCGCGGCCGGAGTCGCCGGTCCCGACGTCGCCGCCGCCGTCGACGCGGCGCGCGCCCGGCTGCGCGCGCGGGGCCGCGCCGACCTCGCGTGGCGGGCCGACGCGCTCGCGGCGCGCCTGCACCTGGCCGCCGGCGACCGCGGCGCCGCCGGCGCCGCGCTGGCCGACGCGCGCCGCGCGTTCGACGCGATCGTGGCGGCCACGCCCGCGGTCCACCGCGACGGCGTCCGCTCCGACCCGGACGCAGCCCTGATCGGCGCGACCGAAGCGGCGCTGCGCGCGGTCGCCGCCCCCGCCGCGGGCGGCGCGGCCGACGCGGACGCAGCCCGGCTGCGGCGGCTGCTCGCGCTCAGCCGACGGCTCAACTCCGAGCAGCGCCTCGAACCGCTGCTGGACGACGTGATCGACTCGTTGATCGAGGTCACCGACGCCGAACGGGGCTTCTTGCTGCTCGAGCGCGACGGCGCGCTCGAGGTGGTCGTCGCGCGCAACTTCGACCACAGCCCGGTGGCGACCGAGACCGTGCAAGTGAGCCGGTCGATCGCCGAGCGCGCCGCCCGCACCGGCGAACCCGTTCTCACCGTCGACGCCGCGTTCGACGATCGGTTCGGCGAAGCGGCGTCGGTCGCGGCGCTGCGGTTGCGGTCGGTGCTCGCCGTACCGCTGCGCTGCAAGGGGCGCATCATCGGCACCGTGTACCTCGATCACCGCTTCCGCCGCGGCGCGTTCACGGAGCAGGCGATCGATCTCGTGTTCGAGCTGGCCGACATCGCGGCGGTCGCGATCGAAAACGCGCGCCTCGCCGACGAAAACCGCCGGCGCGCCGAACAGATCGCCGAACTCAACGCGCGCCTCGAGGCCGACATCGTGCGCGCGCGCGCCGAGCTCGCGAGCGCGCGCGCCAGGCTCGGCGACGCCCGCTTGCGCCACGACTACACCGCAATCGTCGGTCGCTCCCCGGCGATGGTGCGGATGCTCGAGATCGTGGACCGCGCAACCGAGACGAGCTTGCCGGTGGTGCTGTTCGGCGAAAGCGGCACCGGCAAGGAGCTGGTCGCCCGCGCGCTGCACGACAACGGCCCGCGCGCCGGCCGGCCGTTCGTCGCAGTCAACTGCGGCGCCGTGCCGGCGGAACTGCTCGAGTCCGAGCTCTTCGGCCACGTGCGCGGCGCGTTCACCGGCGCCGACCGCGACCGCCCGGGCCTGTTCGAGATCGCCGACGGCG of the Deltaproteobacteria bacterium genome contains:
- a CDS encoding GAF domain-containing protein, coding for MCATVASASVSDRGGATAVAARESARPDASASPPTAVGARVSMRPASGSRRPAGAPPGAGGGAPLAPFARPEGARGGGGGPLARFARPEGAGGGGGGGAPLARFARPGAVPAAAGGGAAARPAGPPESPGASFGSAPPGAGSTRQPSASSSIRARVSSPMRRPPRGLGRRVSAIGPQPTTRRPVPADSTIFPSAIFVADILPTKMPHPRFNDRYRAVRPLGSGTQARVWLVEDRARGGALRAAKRLGEAGDAAARARLAAEFRRLAALDHPNLVRACELDAADDGALFFTAEYVDGAVSTAWIAARPDRVEAVLDVAVDVAAALSHVHRAGLVHRDVKPANVLVRATGEAVLIDLGLAAAPGRHAAAAGSLAYMAPEALAGAADPRSDLFSLGAAIYEWTAGRRPFAGDDPAAIVRAICDGAAPPLADAAGAPIPLSDVVARLLAPDPAARPPSAAALLGELSRVRESLGLPARARDAAAGLLAPALCGRDAAVAAIAAALATGAPRAVRVIGPPGAGRGAAIDAALRRFQLAVAAGRAPARTVGRGALDDALRSLGVAPPAAGASVAAWAERAARALAERARAGAVAVVVDDDRDDPRAAALAAALGAGAAAAADIVAVVRVDAEIDAVRAPPGVTDVAVGPLSPAEVAAVAASMVGRPVAGDWAAAVARATGGLPRAVVEVVRAAAADAGVAAVERADPVALVGAFDATETNDSATALYVRRVRLLAADDAALIEALAVLGGRAALTEVSAVAGQPAGATADRALALAARGFVSVGADGGAGTLALPSTAHADAVAAAMPAPRAAALHRTALRLPGLDAERRARHLCAVGPAAAAVDACLAAAAAAEATGRAPAAFDWTRRAAERASGRVASQVAAALAERALAVARYDDAVAAAQRAARSRDPACRRRGALALARALQKRGDLAAAERALERLRARDGGEDVAAAYARVLVARGRYADAEAVAGRPEDEPPAGGPVSAARAARLEAAGLARLYRGDLAGANAAFARLESAARAADDPALLGRALALLGMVAHTAGEVAVAAERYAAAHAHAQAAGDPHAAAVYALNRAAAASAQGRHADAVAAIDAALVQLRRLDAHAEVAAATYNRGVSLLALGKVDEARRAADRALADARAHGAPEVQAFAQLLAGDVARRAGDAAGARAHYEAAAAAADAHGPARARVLALAALGVALAEAGDPRAGARLDAAAAAAASDEDRDEIAVARARAALAAGVAGPDVAAAVDAARARLRARGRADLAWRADALAARLHLAAGDRGAAGAALADARRAFDAIVAATPAVHRDGVRSDPDAALIGATEAALRAVAAPAAGGAADADAARLRRLLALSRRLNSEQRLEPLLDDVIDSLIEVTDAERGFLLLERDGALEVVVARNFDHSPVATETVQVSRSIAERAARTGEPVLTVDAAFDDRFGEAASVAALRLRSVLAVPLRCKGRIIGTVYLDHRFRRGAFTEQAIDLVFELADIAAVAIENARLADENRRRAEQIAELNARLEADIVRARAELASARARLGDARLRHDYTAIVGRSPAMVRMLEIVDRATETSLPVVLFGESGTGKELVARALHDNGPRAGRPFVAVNCGAVPAELLESELFGHVRGAFTGADRDRPGLFEIADGGTLFLDEVADTSPAMQAKLLRVLQEGELRRVGDARTRTVDVRIVAASNRDLRALVDEGRFREDLFYRLNVISVRIPPLRERVEDIPDLCRALLARVAPDPARPPRLDRAALKRLCAYAWPGNVRELENELARAAALAGDVIGVADLSPAIAHADPAARPPSPDDLRLRPRVEALERALIEEAMARCHGNQTAAAKLLGLSRYGLQKKLKRYGLGSPGARDAAV